A single window of Pirellulaceae bacterium DNA harbors:
- a CDS encoding NPCBM/NEW2 domain-containing protein, which produces MIYFALFFALAGAVNAELEMRDGQTTSIELDQLNESSIMAISDGQPRTISAEEVRALRFAHSEISSQNKLIARLRNGTTLFATNITAKDGEITIQLGVGPELTIPNRLIDYALLQSSSVAFDLERKEILATKPIGDVIIIRRPNQKLDSVEGVAGDITNDAVSFKLDDDWIDVRRGKVDGIWFFQPTELAQPNPRCNVKLVDGSELQAAKISNTPDTITVTTTDDLVFRIPTNRIRAFEFSSSKSIFLSDLEIERATLTPSLDVPSLANDLSELGVEQPLLPQANSSFIGSTSLKLESSDGVINEYTKGLAIHSRTELSYRLAGEYRQFQALAGLDPTTRRTGFVSLTIRGDDKELFRSDIRPGTPPAEIDLDLTGINRLTIFVDYGDTSDIADRLNLCDARLTK; this is translated from the coding sequence ATGATTTACTTCGCGTTGTTTTTCGCCTTAGCGGGAGCAGTTAACGCTGAGTTGGAGATGCGTGATGGTCAGACAACGAGCATTGAGTTGGACCAACTGAATGAGTCAAGCATCATGGCAATTTCAGACGGGCAACCGAGAACGATTTCCGCTGAGGAAGTACGAGCTCTGCGATTCGCGCACTCGGAAATCAGTTCACAAAATAAGCTTATCGCCCGACTACGCAATGGAACGACTTTATTTGCGACGAACATCACCGCAAAAGATGGCGAGATCACGATCCAACTCGGCGTTGGCCCTGAATTAACGATTCCGAATCGCCTGATCGATTACGCTTTGCTCCAGTCAAGTAGCGTGGCCTTCGATTTGGAACGCAAAGAGATCCTCGCGACCAAGCCAATCGGCGACGTCATCATCATTCGTCGGCCAAACCAAAAGCTTGACTCGGTTGAGGGTGTGGCGGGAGACATCACAAATGATGCCGTCAGTTTCAAACTCGACGACGACTGGATCGATGTCCGCCGAGGCAAGGTCGACGGCATTTGGTTTTTCCAACCAACGGAACTGGCTCAGCCAAACCCACGTTGCAACGTAAAGCTGGTCGATGGCAGCGAACTGCAAGCTGCAAAGATCTCGAATACGCCCGACACCATTACCGTGACCACAACTGACGACCTGGTCTTCCGGATCCCTACGAATCGCATCCGTGCATTCGAATTTAGTTCATCAAAATCGATTTTCTTGAGTGATCTAGAAATCGAACGTGCCACATTGACCCCATCCCTGGACGTCCCCAGCCTTGCCAACGACTTATCTGAGCTTGGCGTGGAACAGCCGCTACTCCCCCAAGCCAACTCGAGTTTCATTGGCAGCACGTCTTTGAAGCTAGAATCTTCGGACGGTGTCATCAATGAGTACACGAAGGGACTGGCGATTCATAGCCGCACCGAACTTAGCTATCGACTAGCCGGCGAATACCGACAATTCCAAGCCCTCGCTGGCCTTGATCCAACAACTCGACGAACAGGATTTGTTTCCTTAACTATTCGAGGCGACGACAAAGAATTGTTTCGATCGGACATCCGCCCTGGTACGCCGCCGGCTGAAATCGACCTCGATCTAACGGGCATCAATCGATTAACGATCTTCGTAGATTATGGTGACACCTCGGACATCGCCGACCGCTTGAACCTTTGCGACGCGAGATTGACGAAATGA
- a CDS encoding trypsin-like peptidase domain-containing protein yields the protein MTRVFLIFHCLLIASSVAELASAEEPLSIPAQVMAAQQQRIDAIQRASESTISVFSAGKAGGGGSGVVITPDGFALTNFHVSKPCGEHMKCSMNNGELYDAVIVGLDPTGDVALIKMLGREDFPAARMGDSDLVRVGQWCFAVGNPFLLATNFQPTVTYGIVSGVHRYQYPAGTLLEYADCIQTDAAINPGNSGGPLFNEQGRLIGINGRGSFEKRKRVNVGVGYAISINQIKHFLGHLNSGRIVDHATLGANVSSDEDGSVVVTNILESSDAYRRGLRYGDQIIAFGGRPIETVNGFKNALGIFPKGWRVPLSYRRDGERFDVHVRLAGVHGAGELIAKVQSGPATPPLPMPKRPDKKEPEGKEPPQRPALPKLKLPELPLVKKLPDSVKSVLKTRRGFANYHFNEANRDRVWQALRTKSDFFDQQATWTLRGQVTDQGSMQITLDDDQTLAQITTGQGATDLLIDMTQNLESQLEPAGSGGMLVALHLWRYFMVNGPNKFGELYYLGKAPWPGQPQPVDVLIGTHDAIEAWFYFSPTSGQLLGMEMYPDIGVDPCELDFRDYRKIDGQDVPFEIEIRFGDTQFGLLKLDNFQVTPKPENDA from the coding sequence ATGACACGTGTATTTCTGATCTTTCATTGTTTGCTCATTGCATCTTCCGTGGCCGAATTAGCGTCCGCGGAAGAACCCTTATCGATTCCCGCACAGGTCATGGCCGCCCAACAGCAACGAATCGATGCGATCCAACGAGCCAGTGAGTCAACCATCTCGGTGTTCTCCGCGGGAAAAGCGGGAGGAGGTGGGTCAGGTGTCGTCATCACTCCCGATGGTTTTGCCTTGACAAATTTCCACGTCAGCAAACCCTGCGGCGAACATATGAAATGCAGCATGAACAACGGAGAGCTTTACGACGCGGTGATCGTCGGTCTTGATCCCACCGGAGATGTTGCTCTTATTAAAATGCTTGGTCGGGAAGATTTTCCTGCCGCAAGGATGGGTGACAGTGATCTGGTCCGTGTTGGTCAATGGTGCTTTGCCGTTGGCAACCCATTTTTATTGGCTACCAACTTTCAACCGACCGTGACCTATGGAATCGTATCCGGAGTCCACCGTTATCAATACCCGGCCGGCACGCTGCTGGAGTATGCCGACTGCATTCAAACTGATGCAGCCATCAATCCGGGAAACTCGGGCGGTCCACTCTTTAACGAGCAGGGACGACTAATCGGGATCAACGGTCGGGGCTCCTTTGAAAAACGAAAGCGAGTGAATGTGGGCGTCGGCTATGCGATCTCAATTAATCAGATCAAGCATTTTCTTGGCCACCTAAATAGTGGACGCATCGTCGATCATGCGACCCTGGGCGCCAACGTTTCCTCGGATGAAGATGGCAGCGTTGTTGTGACAAACATCCTGGAGTCTTCCGATGCCTATCGTCGGGGCCTTCGATATGGCGACCAAATTATCGCTTTCGGCGGCCGTCCGATCGAGACCGTGAATGGTTTCAAGAACGCCCTAGGAATCTTCCCGAAAGGCTGGCGAGTGCCGCTCAGCTATCGCCGCGACGGCGAACGCTTTGATGTGCACGTCAGGTTAGCCGGCGTGCATGGGGCGGGTGAACTAATCGCAAAAGTTCAGAGTGGCCCAGCAACACCACCGCTCCCAATGCCGAAACGACCAGACAAAAAAGAACCCGAGGGAAAAGAACCTCCCCAGCGGCCCGCCTTGCCAAAGCTAAAGTTACCGGAGTTGCCTTTGGTCAAAAAGCTTCCTGATTCAGTCAAATCCGTGCTGAAGACACGTCGCGGCTTCGCAAATTACCACTTTAACGAGGCCAACCGAGATCGCGTTTGGCAAGCGTTACGCACAAAGAGCGACTTTTTTGACCAACAAGCCACCTGGACGCTTCGCGGTCAAGTCACGGATCAAGGTTCGATGCAAATCACCTTGGATGACGATCAGACTCTTGCTCAAATCACAACGGGGCAGGGTGCCACCGATCTACTGATCGATATGACACAAAATCTCGAATCGCAATTGGAGCCGGCCGGCAGCGGTGGAATGCTGGTCGCCTTGCACCTGTGGCGTTACTTCATGGTCAATGGCCCCAACAAATTCGGCGAACTCTATTATCTCGGCAAGGCACCTTGGCCGGGACAACCCCAACCCGTTGACGTCCTAATCGGCACGCACGACGCGATTGAAGCCTGGTTTTATTTTTCCCCGACATCCGGTCAGCTTCTCGGCATGGAAATGTACCCCGACATCGGCGTTGACCCGTGCGAACTTGATTTTCGCGACTATCGAAAAATTGATGGCCAGGATGTGCCCTTTGAGATTGAGATTCGTTTCGGTGACACCCAGTTCGGCCTGCTGAAACTCGACAATTTTCAAGTGACCCCCAAACCGGAGAACGATGCTTGA
- a CDS encoding S1C family serine protease, with translation MDIRVLTGSWNSHLSTRPLNPNQSNSPSLVSATWGSLRGWATGTVFALALLTNLTSGQLNLPATISEVQPKLVKIYGAGGIRGLEAYQSGFLISETGHVLTAWSYVLDTDYITAVLDDGRKFKAELVGADPRSEIAVLKIDVSQVPFFALDKEVSKSNIGDRILAFSNLYGIAAGNEPASVLHGHIAAITNLQARRGVYKTAYDGPVYIVDAMTNNAGAAGGALTTFQGELLGILGKELRNAQTNTWLNFAIPITSLKSTIEDILAGRVRREREARRIKPEQHLTPALLGLVLIPDVLPKTPPFVERVIPHSAAAEKSIRSDDLILFVGPNMVQSRQELIEELSYIDRLDEVAITVLRNQQLMEVELTAQD, from the coding sequence ATGGACATTCGTGTGCTAACGGGCAGCTGGAACAGCCATCTGTCGACCCGCCCTCTCAACCCGAATCAAAGCAATTCGCCTTCTTTGGTGTCCGCAACTTGGGGATCGCTCCGAGGATGGGCAACAGGAACGGTGTTCGCATTGGCGTTACTCACGAATCTTACATCAGGACAACTGAATTTACCGGCCACCATCAGCGAGGTACAACCCAAACTGGTCAAGATCTATGGCGCCGGTGGCATCCGAGGCTTGGAAGCCTACCAAAGCGGCTTCCTGATCAGTGAAACAGGGCACGTGCTAACGGCGTGGAGTTACGTGTTGGATACAGACTACATCACCGCCGTGCTTGACGACGGGCGCAAATTCAAAGCGGAATTGGTAGGCGCCGACCCCCGCAGTGAAATCGCGGTTTTAAAAATCGATGTCAGCCAGGTTCCCTTTTTCGCTTTAGATAAAGAGGTTTCCAAGAGCAACATCGGTGATCGAATCCTCGCCTTCAGCAATCTGTACGGGATTGCCGCCGGCAACGAACCTGCCAGCGTCCTGCATGGCCACATTGCTGCGATCACCAATCTGCAAGCTCGCCGCGGAGTGTATAAAACCGCTTATGACGGCCCGGTTTATATCGTCGATGCTATGACGAATAATGCCGGAGCCGCAGGCGGAGCCTTAACCACCTTCCAAGGCGAGTTACTGGGCATCCTTGGCAAGGAACTGCGGAACGCCCAGACGAACACATGGCTCAATTTTGCCATTCCGATTACGAGTCTCAAATCGACCATCGAGGATATCCTTGCCGGTCGCGTGCGACGAGAGCGTGAAGCCAGACGAATCAAGCCTGAACAACATCTAACGCCAGCCCTGCTCGGACTCGTCCTGATTCCGGATGTGTTGCCGAAAACGCCCCCCTTTGTCGAACGGGTCATTCCGCATTCGGCCGCAGCTGAGAAGAGCATCCGCTCGGATGATCTGATCTTGTTTGTCGGCCCAAACATGGTGCAAAGTCGGCAGGAATTGATTGAAGAACTTTCCTACATCGACCGCCTCGATGAGGTCGCGATCACGGTGCTTCGAAATCAGCAACTCATGGAAGTTGAGCTGACAGCTCAAGACTGA
- a CDS encoding PDZ domain-containing protein: MMHKYTFPLVLCLAVNAILQGQATSLESLEQKALRTAAEQIADCVIQIETVGGSEKVGKILVGAGPTTGLIVSKDGLIVSDAFSFAQDPTSILVTLPSGKRRPAKIISRDNSRMLVLLKVKTEETLPVPDAAPIKDIKIGEWAIAVGRTFSPSNVNISVGIVSAKDRVWGKAIQTDAKISPANYGGPLVNLQGQVLGVLVPLSVDTELYDARGKRTPLGITAGHEWYDSGIGFAIPFEDVLTRLKQLQEKELFRGRMGISMKGSGIGSPAVIAAVQVNSPAADIGLKPGDQIIEANGVKIRRQAELRHVLGPLYGGDTVKLVAMRGDQRMEFDPVLVDALPVYEHPFLGILPVREEPETVKIRWVYPGGPAEKAGLMAGDTLVKLNQQPIQGISELRDACASIEPGQTVQLEYTRDGETKSADITLETLPTEIPQELPRPTHNDQVPPAATTGEIEIEIPEEANACVAYVPDNYDARRPYGLLVSLHPPGAPDHKAPIEDWKAACQAYDLILLMPKAEKAERWQPTEEAFIRKTIDECMNRYNIDPTRVVVEGYQGGAAMAYLSAFKHRDLIRGVVAVDAALPLRIGQPQNNPIQRLAILTAIAKKSKLYERFNQGVEQLREIKFPVTVLETGDEARALTPQEREDVAKWIDALDRI; this comes from the coding sequence ATGATGCACAAGTATACCTTCCCCCTTGTTCTTTGTTTGGCCGTGAATGCGATCTTACAAGGACAAGCAACTTCGCTCGAATCGCTCGAACAAAAGGCGCTCCGTACAGCCGCCGAACAGATCGCTGACTGCGTCATCCAAATTGAAACCGTGGGGGGATCGGAAAAAGTCGGTAAGATCCTGGTGGGAGCCGGTCCGACCACAGGCTTGATCGTTTCCAAGGACGGCTTGATCGTCTCCGATGCTTTCAGTTTCGCCCAAGATCCAACCTCGATTCTGGTGACACTGCCCAGTGGCAAACGTCGCCCTGCCAAGATTATTTCTCGCGACAACAGCCGTATGCTCGTGCTGTTGAAGGTAAAAACCGAGGAAACACTTCCCGTACCGGATGCGGCTCCGATCAAAGACATCAAGATCGGCGAGTGGGCTATTGCCGTCGGACGCACCTTCTCTCCATCCAACGTCAATATTTCAGTGGGAATTGTCAGCGCCAAAGATCGGGTCTGGGGGAAGGCAATTCAAACCGATGCGAAAATCTCACCAGCAAACTACGGCGGCCCATTGGTAAATCTTCAAGGACAGGTCCTTGGAGTCCTCGTGCCGCTCTCGGTCGATACAGAACTGTACGATGCGCGGGGTAAGCGAACACCACTCGGCATCACCGCAGGGCACGAGTGGTACGACTCGGGAATCGGCTTTGCGATTCCCTTCGAAGATGTTTTAACTCGACTCAAACAGCTTCAAGAAAAAGAGCTATTTCGAGGACGAATGGGAATTTCAATGAAAGGATCCGGCATCGGTAGCCCTGCAGTGATCGCGGCTGTCCAGGTTAACTCGCCCGCTGCGGACATTGGTTTAAAACCGGGTGACCAAATCATTGAAGCCAACGGTGTGAAGATCCGTCGACAAGCCGAGTTACGCCATGTGCTCGGTCCTCTGTATGGCGGCGATACGGTCAAACTTGTCGCCATGCGAGGTGATCAGCGCATGGAATTCGATCCCGTCCTGGTGGACGCACTTCCCGTCTACGAACATCCCTTCCTGGGAATCCTACCCGTGCGGGAAGAGCCTGAGACAGTCAAAATTCGCTGGGTCTACCCCGGTGGGCCAGCCGAGAAAGCTGGACTGATGGCTGGAGACACGTTGGTTAAGCTCAACCAACAACCGATCCAAGGGATCAGCGAACTTCGCGATGCCTGTGCCAGCATTGAACCGGGCCAAACCGTCCAATTGGAATACACGCGAGACGGCGAAACCAAGTCGGCCGACATCACGCTCGAGACCCTGCCCACCGAGATCCCCCAGGAACTGCCTCGTCCAACTCACAACGACCAAGTCCCCCCCGCTGCCACCACCGGCGAGATCGAAATCGAGATCCCTGAAGAAGCGAATGCGTGCGTGGCATACGTGCCGGACAATTACGATGCGAGGCGACCCTACGGATTACTCGTCTCACTCCACCCCCCGGGAGCGCCCGACCACAAAGCGCCCATCGAGGATTGGAAAGCAGCTTGCCAAGCTTACGATCTCATTCTGCTGATGCCAAAAGCCGAGAAAGCCGAACGGTGGCAGCCCACTGAGGAAGCTTTCATCCGCAAAACGATCGACGAGTGCATGAATCGATACAATATTGATCCGACACGTGTCGTCGTAGAAGGCTATCAGGGAGGGGCAGCCATGGCCTATCTTTCCGCGTTCAAACACCGTGATCTGATCCGGGGTGTGGTCGCAGTCGACGCTGCTTTGCCACTCCGAATCGGACAACCTCAAAACAATCCGATCCAAAGACTGGCGATCTTGACGGCGATTGCGAAAAAGTCGAAGCTCTACGAACGATTCAATCAGGGAGTGGAACAATTACGAGAGATCAAGTTTCCTGTGACAGTGCTGGAAACCGGAGATGAGGCTCGAGCCTTAACTCCACAAGAGCGGGAGGATGTGGCCAAATGGATCGACGCTCTTGATCGGATCTAG
- a CDS encoding sugar phosphate isomerase/epimerase → MDKWPIGVFASIDAGLGVQLDVAKELGVPTIQLHAPAKSTRTPENAERFLQRLNELGIQLTAVFGGFEGESYADIPTTVRTVGLVPEETRAARTAEMKEIADFAKALGCSVVALHIGFIPHASMGDPAYDSVIKITREICDHCKANQQNLHLETGQETADGLLQFLADVARDNLFVNFDPANMILYGTGEPIEALKKIGSFVRSVHCKDALWADKPGEEWGQEVALGEGQVDMAAYIKTLDEIGYEGPLTIEREIPQEPERQKSEIGRAVEILEQLRT, encoded by the coding sequence ATGGACAAGTGGCCAATCGGCGTATTTGCAAGTATTGATGCGGGATTAGGAGTGCAATTAGATGTTGCCAAGGAGCTTGGTGTTCCGACAATTCAGCTGCACGCACCCGCCAAATCGACACGAACGCCAGAAAACGCGGAGCGTTTTTTGCAACGATTGAACGAGCTCGGGATTCAGCTTACTGCGGTATTTGGTGGTTTTGAAGGTGAATCGTACGCGGATATCCCAACCACGGTTCGTACCGTGGGCCTCGTTCCAGAGGAAACGCGAGCCGCCCGGACGGCGGAAATGAAAGAGATTGCCGATTTTGCCAAAGCGCTTGGCTGTTCGGTGGTCGCACTTCATATCGGTTTCATTCCCCATGCTTCGATGGGGGATCCTGCCTATGATTCGGTGATCAAAATCACTCGGGAAATTTGCGATCACTGCAAGGCGAATCAGCAAAACTTGCATCTCGAAACGGGGCAGGAAACGGCGGATGGTTTGTTGCAGTTCTTAGCCGATGTGGCACGTGACAATCTATTCGTCAATTTTGATCCCGCCAACATGATCCTCTATGGGACAGGCGAGCCGATTGAAGCTCTCAAGAAGATTGGCAGCTTTGTTCGCAGCGTGCATTGCAAAGATGCGCTGTGGGCCGACAAACCCGGCGAAGAATGGGGCCAGGAGGTGGCGCTGGGTGAAGGGCAAGTCGATATGGCAGCTTACATCAAGACGCTCGATGAAATTGGCTACGAAGGGCCGCTCACTATCGAACGGGAAATTCCTCAGGAACCCGAGCGGCAAAAATCTGAAATTGGCAGAGCAGTCGAAATACTGGAGCAATTGCGAACGTAA